The genomic DNA GACGATGAGTGCGAGCTTCTTCATAGCGAAGGAATCTTACAGCGTCCGGCTTCCGCCTGCGGGCGCCGGCTCCGCAGTGGCTCGCGCGCCGCCGTCACTGACACGTGCCCGCCCGGCCCGGCTCCGCGGCCGGCCTCGTCACCGACAGGAACTGCACTCTCGGCGGCGCGGTCGGCGCCAGGGTGATCGCGACTCTCACCTTGCCGCGCTCGCAGTCGAGCGTCCAGTCGCCCCGCAGCGCGTTCTCGACGCGATCGAAGCCCGAGCCCGGCCGGCAGACGCCGACCTGCGCGCGCAGCGCGTCGAGATCGGTCTGCCGGTGGGCCTTGTCGCGATCGAGGAACAGGTTCGGCGCCGCGATCCGATCGGCGACAGCGTCGTCCCACCTCACGACAAGGCCCGACACGGCGTCGCGCGCTGAGACGAGCGCCGCCGACGGCTGGATGGCGCGCGGCTGCAGGCCGCCGGTCTTCGTCAGCAGATCGAACGCGGACTCGAACGTCGCCGTGAAGCTCGTATAGGTCTTGTTGCCGAAGGCGATGAGGCCGACTCCATACTCCGGCAGCCACCGCTCGTAGCTGCCGAACCCCGGCAGTCCGCCGCCGTGCGCGACGAGCGTCGGGAACTGGCAGTTCTGCCACACGCGCAGGCCATAGGCGTAGCCGCCGGCATTGAGCTGACCCCGTGTGACCGTCGCCGCCGACGGCCGCCACACCTGCTGCATCTCGCGGAGCGACGACCGCCTGATGGGCAACAGCTCCGGCCCGTCGCGCGGCGGCCACGCCGACAAATGCGCGCCGACGTACTTCCCGAGGTCCGACAGCGTCGTCAGCATGCCGCCCATCGATCCGAACGACCCGTTGGCGAGCAGCGGTTCGTTCTTCCACTGGTCGTCTTCCCAGCGGTAGCCGTGCGCGAGCCGGTCGGCCGGCACACTCGACGGCTCCAGCGTGGTCGACGCCATGCCGAGCGGCCTCAGGATGTTGTCGGTCACATAGCGGGTATAGACGGCCGTTTTCGCCGTCGCCGACGGATCGACGACGTTGGCGACGACGCGCCCGAGAATCGCAAAGCCGAAGTTGGAGTACTCGTAGGCGATCCCCGGCGCGTTCGAGAACGGGATGCCGGCCCGGATCATCGCGGACAGCTGATCGTCGCTGTCGGCGAGCTGCTGATCGCCCCACGGGTTGTCCTCCGGAAAGCCCTCGGCGTGGGAGAGCAGGAGGCGGATGGTGATCTTCGGCGCGTCGCTCGTGGGGTAGACGAGCGTGCGCATCTCCGGCACGTATTTCTCGGCCGGGTCGTCGAGCGACAGCCTGCCCTCGTCGCGCAGCTTGAGGACCGCCATCGCGGTGAAGCTCTTGGTCATCGACGCGATGCGGAAGACGGTGTCGGGCGTGACGGGCGCTTTGGTCGGCAGGTCGCGGTAGCCGGTGACGCCGGTGTGCACCAGCGCGCCGTCGACGATGACGCCCCACGCCGCGCCAGGCACGTGCTGGTCGGCGGCGAACTGCTGGAAAAGGCGATCGATGTCGGGATACGCGCGCGCCAGCGTCGCGGCCCGATCGGGATCCGCGAAACGCGGCGCCGGCGCCTTGAAAGTGGGCGGG from Vicinamibacterales bacterium includes the following:
- a CDS encoding serine hydrolase domain-containing protein, which gives rise to MTARTAAFVALLPLIAIRQDPPTFKAPAPRFADPDRAATLARAYPDIDRLFQQFAADQHVPGAAWGVIVDGALVHTGVTGYRDLPTKAPVTPDTVFRIASMTKSFTAMAVLKLRDEGRLSLDDPAEKYVPEMRTLVYPTSDAPKITIRLLLSHAEGFPEDNPWGDQQLADSDDQLSAMIRAGIPFSNAPGIAYEYSNFGFAILGRVVANVVDPSATAKTAVYTRYVTDNILRPLGMASTTLEPSSVPADRLAHGYRWEDDQWKNEPLLANGSFGSMGGMLTTLSDLGKYVGAHLSAWPPRDGPELLPIRRSSLREMQQVWRPSAATVTRGQLNAGGYAYGLRVWQNCQFPTLVAHGGGLPGFGSYERWLPEYGVGLIAFGNKTYTSFTATFESAFDLLTKTGGLQPRAIQPSAALVSARDAVSGLVVRWDDAVADRIAAPNLFLDRDKAHRQTDLDALRAQVGVCRPGSGFDRVENALRGDWTLDCERGKVRVAITLAPTAPPRVQFLSVTRPAAEPGRAGTCQ